One Ricinus communis isolate WT05 ecotype wild-type chromosome 1, ASM1957865v1, whole genome shotgun sequence DNA window includes the following coding sequences:
- the LOC8282118 gene encoding probable trehalose-phosphate phosphatase D: MGYQSSSSSEHLILESISKGKSDEDGPTLGSYSAWLMKHPSALDSYEGMMKPVKGKSLVVFLDYDGTLSPIVDDPDKAFMSEKMRSAVEEVARVFPTAIISGRCRDKVKRFVQLENVIYAGSHGMDIFTTIGSFKCNNQHRFRAVENEGDGVIYFQPAKAFLPEIQEILKVLKEKTKTIKGAMVEDNKFCISVHYRLVNVEDVDTLKEMVKSIMEDYPSFRITGGKKVMEIRPQIDWDKGRALQYLIQNLGFDDCNDFLPLYIGDDKTDEDAFKAIKDIGRGYPIVVSSIPKETKASYSLRDTDEVMSFLLNLVKWKSSSASDN; this comes from the exons ATGGGTTATCAGTCATCGTCATCGTCGGAGCACCTAATCCTGGAATCGATCTCTAAAGGAAAATCTGATGAGGATGGACCTACCCTTGGTTCTTACAGTGCGTGGCTG ATGAAGCATCCTTCTGCATTGGACTCATATGAAGGGATGATGAAGCCTGTTAAAGGAAAAAGCTTGGTTGTATTTTTGGATTATGATGGAACCCTATCACCAATAGTTGATGATCCTGATAAAGCTTTCATGTCCGAGAAA ATGCGTTCAGCGGTTGAAGAAGTTGCTCGTGTATTCCCCACAGCAATAATTAGTGGAAGGTGCCGCGATAAG GTGAAAAGATTTGTTCAACTAGAGAATGTAATCTATGCTGGCAGTCATGGGATGGACATTTTTACCACAATAGGTTCATTCAAGTGCAACAACCAGCATCGATTTAGGGCTGTTGAAAATGag ggtGATGGAGTCATCTACTTTCAGCCAGCAAAAGCTTTTTTGCCTGAAATTCAAGAG ATATTGAAGGTACTAAAAGAGAAAACCAAGACCATCAAAGGTGCCATGGTTGAAGACAACAAATTCTGCATTTCTGTGCATTATCGGCTTGTAAATGTGGAG GATGTTGATACTCTAAAGGAGATGGTGAAATCAATCATGGAGGATTACCCCAGCTTTCGCATAACAGGAGGCAAAAAG GTTATGGAGATACGTCCTCAGATAGATTGGGACAAGGGTCGTGCTCTGCAATATCTGATCCAAAATCTTGGTTTCGACGACTGTAATGATTTTCTGCCACTGTATATAGGAGATGATAAGACAGATGAAGATGCTTTCAAG GCTATCAAGGACATTGGTAGAGGATACCCCATCGTTGTTTCTTCTATACCAAAGGAGACCAAGGCTTCCTACTCGTTGCGCGATACAGATGAAGTAATGTCATTCCTACTGAATCTAGTGAAGTGGAAAAGTTCTTCTGCCAGTGATAATTAG
- the LOC8282119 gene encoding DEAD-box ATP-dependent RNA helicase 31, whose amino-acid sequence MPVKLLPQLRFLTPSLPVTSLPPMKSFSLINWNRPVPIFSQIFPFRLKYLGLSPYFNSQLSVRRFSTRSFRPRTTARSSSEFRQSKSLIEDEAELSDWVSELKTSSLRGKLTSEDESDSDMTRNKSKRERGREGFSSSKRRRERETDEFSELNNRRGIKDKVDSFSRNSRASKPFDRKFIGSDNEKERFNSRRKKIGNADLGFRREKRVSVDENDDYFDKEDERKDLIGRITDLVREEETDDANDEGCHDDEGILRKNVSSSLGFEKDRPNSPGTSDSYLSDSRFDQCPVSPLSLKGIKDAGYEKMTVVQEATLPVILKGKDVLAKARTGTGKTVAFLLPAIEVVVKSPPTGRDQKRPPILVVVICPTRELASQAAAEANTLLKYHPSVGVQVVIGGTRLALEQKKMQANPCQILVATPGRLQDHIENTAGFATRLMGVKVLILDEADHLLDMGFRKDIERIIAAVPKQRQTLLFSATVPEEVRQICHIALRRDHEFINTVPEGTDETHTQVRQMHLVAPLDKHFPLLYVLLKDHIADNIDYKVLLFCTTAMVTRMVANLLGELKLNVREIHSRKPQSYRTRVSDEFRKSKGLILVTSDVSARGVDYPDVTLVIQVGLPADREQYIHRLGRTGRKGKEGVGILLLAPWEESFLSTIKDLPISKAPVPSVDPDTKKKVERSLSHVEMKNKEAAYQAWLGYYNSSKLVGRDKYRLVELANDFSRSMGLDNPPAIPKLVLGKMGLRNIPGLRSK is encoded by the exons ATGCCCGTTAAACTTCTTCCACAGCTCCGTTTCCTCACTCCATCACTTCCGGTAACCAGTCTCCCACCTATGAAATCATTCTCACTAATAAACTGGAATCGACCCGTCCCCATTTTCTCTCAGATTTTCCCATTTAGACTCAAATACCTAGGGCTTTCACCTTATTTCAATTCTCAACTCAGTGTTCGCCGATTCTCAACTCGGTCATTTCGACCTAGAACCACCGCACGGTCAAGCTCTGAGTTTAGGCAGTCAAAAAGTTTAATTGAAGACGAAGCTGAACTCAGTGACTGGGTTAGCGAGTTAAAGACGAGTTCTCTTCGTGGAAAACTCACCAGTGAAGACGAGTCAGATTCTGATATGACTCGTAATAAAAGTAAGAGGGAAAGAGGTAGAGAGGGATTTTCTTCTTCGAAGAGAAGAAGGGAAAGGGAAACTGATGAGTTTAGTGAGTTAAATAATAGGAGGggaattaaagataaagttgaTTCCTTTTCGAGGAATTCGAGAGCAAGTAAGCCTTTTGATAGGAAATTTATTGGCAGTGATAATGAGAAGGAGAGGTTTAATTCGCggagaaagaaaattggaaATGCTGATTTAGGGTTTAGGAGAGAAAAAAGGGTATCTGttgatgaaaatgatgattattTTGATAAGGAGGATGAGAGAAAGGACCTAATAGGGAGAATTACGGATTTGGTTCGTGAGGAGGAGACTGATGATGCTAATGATGAAGGGTGTCACGATGATGAAGGAATCTTAAGGAAAAATGTATCTTCTTCGTTGGGATTTGAGAAAGATAGGCCAAACTCTCCTGGAACTTCTGATTCTTACTTAAGCGACTCTAG ATTTGATCAATGTCCAGTTTCTCCTTTGTCATTAAAAGGAATTAAGGATGCagggtatgagaaaatgaccgtTGTTCAGGAGGCCACTCTTCCAGTTATACTAAAAG GTAAGGATGTTCTTGCTAAGGCTAGAACAGGCACTGGAAAAACCGTAGCATTTTTG CTTCCGGCAATTGAAGTTGTTGTAAAATCTCCTCCTACTGGTCGTGATCAAAAACGACCTCCAATTCTTGTGGTTGTTATTTGCCCAACTCGGGAACTTGCAAGTCAAGCTGCTGCAGAAGCAAATACCCTATTGAAGTATCACCCTTCTGTCGGTGTTCAAGTTGTGATAGGAGGTACAAGACTTGCActtgaacaaaaaaaaatgcaaGCTAACCCTTGCCAG ATTCTTGTTGCTACGCCTGGAAGACTCCAAGATCATATTGAGAATACAGCAGGATTTGCAACAAGGCTGATGGGTGTCAAGGTCCTTATACTTGATGAAGCTGATCATTTGCTGGACATGGGATTTCGTAAAGACATTGAGAGAATAATTGCTGCTGTTCCCAAGCAACGACAAACACTTCTATTTTCTGCAACAGTTCCTGAAGAg GTTCGTCAAATATGTCACATTGCTCTGAGAAGAGATCATGAATTCATCAATACAGTTCCAGAGGGAACTGATGAGACACATACACAG GTCAGGCAGATGCATTTGGTTGCTCCATTAGACAAGCATTTCCCCCTATTATATGTTCTTCTAAAGGATCATATTGCGGATAACATTGATTATAAG gttcttttattttgtacaACTGCTATGGTCACAAGAATGGTTGCTAACCTACTTGGTGAACTGAAATTGAATGTTAGAGAGATTCATTCAAGAAAGCCTCAGAGTTATAGGACCAGGGTTTCTGATGAGTTCCGGAAGTCGAAGGGCCTTATACTCGTGACTTCTGATGTATCTGCACGTGGAGTTGATTATCCTGATGTAACCCTTGTCATACAG GTGGGCTTGCCAGCTGATAGGGAACAATACATACATCGACTTGGTAGAACTGGCCGTAAAGGTAAAGAAGGGGTAGGCATATTGTTATTGGCACCTTGGGAAGAAAGCTTCTTATCTACCATCAAGGATTTGCCAATATCGAAGGCTCCAGTACCTTCGGTGGACCCTGatacaaagaaaaag GTGGAACGATCCCTCTCCCACGTGGAGATGAAGAATAAAGAAGCAGCATACCAGGCCTGGCTCGGCTATTACAATTCCAGTAAGCTGGTCGGTAGGGACAAATATAGGCTTGTGGAGCTGGCTAATGATTTCAGCCGAAGTATGGGACTCGATAACCCCCCTGCCATCCCCAAGCTCGTCCTCGGCAAGATGGGTCTCAGGAACATCCCTGGCTTGCGCTCAAAATAG